A single Crateriforma conspicua DNA region contains:
- a CDS encoding aldo/keto reductase yields MKTRPFGQTGWDVSEIGFGSWALGGQWGPQTDDQSTKTLRLAIDRGINFIDTAAGYGDGRSEKVIAKTLNAVADVSPVRLATKAPPAEGPWPPSPYCRWQDRYGAAYLRENIQQRLRNLGTDCLDVLQLHTWTRAWNDDPQPLLVLRQLCDEGLIRYVGVSTPEQDQNCVVQLMRDGLVDVVQVIFNLFDQEAAAQIFPVAEETGTAVIVRVALDEGSLTGKYDRDHQFGSDDFRQAYFAGDRLERTVDRVAMIRQDIRDFGLQDDYSLTDVAIKFALSHAAVSTVIVGMRSPEHVKANAAVSDKADLPAEFLQQLRRHNWRRGVWYAGK; encoded by the coding sequence ATGAAGACAAGACCTTTCGGACAAACCGGATGGGACGTTTCCGAAATCGGTTTCGGCAGTTGGGCGCTGGGCGGCCAATGGGGACCGCAGACGGATGACCAGTCCACCAAAACGTTGCGTTTGGCGATCGATCGTGGCATCAACTTCATCGATACCGCCGCCGGTTACGGTGACGGCCGCAGCGAAAAAGTCATCGCCAAAACGTTGAATGCGGTCGCGGATGTGAGCCCCGTTCGATTGGCAACCAAAGCACCGCCGGCCGAAGGCCCTTGGCCGCCCAGCCCGTATTGCCGTTGGCAGGACCGATATGGCGCCGCGTACCTTCGCGAAAACATCCAACAGCGTTTGCGAAACTTGGGGACCGATTGTTTGGACGTGCTGCAACTGCACACCTGGACCCGGGCGTGGAACGACGACCCGCAACCCTTGTTGGTGCTGCGGCAATTGTGTGACGAAGGTTTGATCCGCTATGTGGGCGTCAGCACGCCGGAACAAGATCAGAATTGTGTGGTCCAGTTGATGCGCGACGGTCTGGTGGATGTGGTTCAGGTGATTTTCAACCTGTTCGATCAAGAAGCCGCCGCGCAGATTTTCCCGGTTGCCGAGGAAACCGGCACCGCCGTGATTGTTCGCGTCGCGTTGGACGAAGGATCACTGACCGGAAAATACGATCGCGACCACCAGTTTGGCAGCGATGATTTTCGCCAAGCCTACTTTGCCGGTGATCGACTGGAACGGACCGTTGATCGTGTGGCGATGATCCGCCAAGACATCCGCGATTTCGGTTTGCAGGACGATTACAGTTTGACCGACGTGGCGATCAAGTTCGCGCTTTCTCATGCCGCCGTCAGCACGGTGATCGTCGGAATGCGTTCGCCCGAACACGTCAAAGCCAATGCGGCGGTCAGCGATAAAGCCGATTTGCCGGCCGAGTTTCTTCAGCAACTGCGGCGACACAATTGGCGTCGCGGTGTTTGGTACGCAGGGAAGTGA
- a CDS encoding glycosyltransferase family 2 protein, translated as MARPNRMSVVLPVRDGRDRIEKRIDQVLGLLDEMIGDPEAAEVIVVDDGSQDDTAEYLGELAEQNPRLRLVRHSRVRGMEAAGQTGLERATGDLVFIQEDDADIREDDMKKLYQMSQDPTVLAARAQTQPPSFPAELIRRLVAWGVVAQRALPQLGRSEAKTGLQMIRRPHLQRLVGPQGDRYRLQSETIRGTSETT; from the coding sequence ATGGCCAGACCTAACCGCATGTCCGTCGTGCTACCGGTACGAGACGGCCGTGATCGAATTGAAAAGCGAATCGACCAAGTCCTGGGTCTATTGGACGAGATGATTGGGGATCCCGAAGCGGCCGAAGTCATCGTCGTCGACGACGGCAGCCAGGATGACACCGCAGAATACCTTGGTGAATTGGCCGAACAGAATCCGCGGCTGCGGTTGGTCCGCCATAGCCGAGTGCGGGGAATGGAAGCCGCGGGTCAAACCGGCCTGGAACGCGCGACCGGCGATCTTGTCTTCATTCAAGAAGACGACGCCGACATTCGCGAAGATGACATGAAGAAGCTGTATCAAATGAGTCAAGATCCGACCGTCTTGGCCGCGCGTGCACAGACCCAGCCGCCCAGCTTTCCCGCCGAACTGATCCGGCGTCTGGTCGCATGGGGTGTCGTCGCGCAACGGGCCTTGCCACAACTGGGTCGCAGCGAGGCCAAAACGGGGCTGCAAATGATTCGACGGCCACACCTGCAACGACTGGTCGGTCCCCAAGGCGATCGATATCGCTTGCAAAGCGAAACCATTCGCGGGACGTCCGAAACAACCTGA
- a CDS encoding purple acid phosphatase family protein, with amino-acid sequence MSSPANSSPAPSVQPSSHRRRHRVSIGVMMMLLLLASTSSHRVAFAHDVHQHEIKPVPDQQTYRPSAVPDRICLSMTETPATAMAITWRTDAKTSATIAQYAVAQDGPDFVDDAIIVQGTFSRLETDLGNAVYHEVVLADLIPQTKYLYRVGDGVNWSEWSEFQTAARTAQPFSFVYFGDAQNDIKSHWSRVVRNAFRDAPRAAFFLHAGDLINRAESDAEWGQWFGASGFIHRMLPAVAVPGNHEMVKQEDESGSTRRLSRHWKPTFAFPTNGPESLAESCYYVDYQGVRLVCLNSNEQQAEQVAWLEQVLSEAPGWKIVTHHHPIYSASKGRDNPELRDLWQPIYDKHGVDLVLQGHDHTYARSRMMRFQDNAPENTAVNNGVPVGSENVGEGLSKQDAGGTVYVVSVSGPKMYDLDPEPFMQSSAERTQLYQIISIDGNRLRYRACTATGRPYDSFQLIRRFGKPNLLIERESTH; translated from the coding sequence ATGTCGTCGCCCGCCAATTCGTCGCCCGCCCCATCCGTTCAACCCTCCAGCCATCGCCGTCGTCATCGGGTGTCGATCGGCGTGATGATGATGCTGTTGCTGTTGGCCTCCACGTCATCGCATCGGGTCGCCTTCGCGCACGACGTGCATCAGCACGAAATCAAACCGGTGCCGGACCAACAGACCTATCGACCCTCGGCGGTTCCGGATCGCATCTGTTTGTCGATGACCGAAACTCCGGCCACCGCAATGGCCATCACCTGGCGGACCGACGCAAAGACATCAGCCACGATCGCACAATACGCCGTGGCACAAGACGGACCGGACTTCGTGGACGACGCCATCATCGTCCAGGGCACTTTCAGCCGTTTGGAAACGGACTTGGGCAACGCCGTCTATCATGAAGTGGTGCTGGCCGATTTGATTCCCCAAACAAAGTACCTGTACCGCGTCGGCGATGGTGTGAATTGGAGCGAATGGTCGGAGTTTCAAACCGCGGCCCGAACGGCCCAACCGTTTTCGTTCGTCTATTTCGGTGATGCCCAAAACGACATCAAAAGCCACTGGTCACGGGTGGTCCGAAATGCCTTTCGCGATGCACCACGAGCGGCGTTTTTCTTGCATGCCGGCGATTTGATCAACCGTGCCGAAAGCGACGCGGAATGGGGCCAATGGTTCGGTGCCAGCGGATTCATTCATCGGATGCTGCCCGCCGTGGCCGTGCCGGGAAACCATGAGATGGTCAAACAGGAGGATGAATCGGGCAGCACTCGCCGTTTAAGCCGGCATTGGAAACCGACCTTTGCGTTTCCCACCAATGGCCCGGAATCCCTGGCCGAATCTTGCTACTACGTCGACTACCAAGGCGTTCGGCTTGTCTGTTTGAATAGCAACGAGCAACAAGCCGAACAAGTCGCTTGGCTGGAACAGGTCTTGTCCGAAGCACCCGGTTGGAAGATCGTCACTCACCACCACCCGATCTACTCCGCCAGCAAGGGCCGAGACAATCCGGAATTGCGTGATTTGTGGCAACCCATCTATGACAAGCACGGTGTTGATTTGGTCCTGCAAGGACACGACCACACCTATGCTCGCAGTCGCATGATGCGGTTCCAAGACAACGCACCGGAGAACACTGCGGTGAACAATGGTGTGCCGGTCGGCAGCGAAAACGTTGGCGAAGGTTTGTCCAAACAAGACGCCGGTGGAACCGTCTATGTGGTCTCCGTCAGCGGCCCCAAAATGTATGACCTGGATCCAGAACCCTTCATGCAATCGTCGGCCGAGCGGACCCAGCTGTACCAGATCATTTCCATCGACGGAAACCGGTTGCGTTACCGTGCCTGTACCGCAACGGGACGCCCCTATGATTCATTCCAGCTGATTCGACGTTTCGGCAAACCCAATCTGTTGATCGAACGCGAATCGACCCACTAG
- a CDS encoding FAD-dependent oxidoreductase has product MRLPTLSAVCFLLLATGTAPAADLFVEAESFQDRGGWKLDTQFIQEMGSPYLLAHGLGKPVDDATTTITVPAEGKYRIWVRTKDWVARWGAAPPPGKFKVRIGEDVLETTFGTQGKQWSWHDGGTVQLAKGATSLALMDQTGFDGRCDCLYLTTDLSTDPPAADQVLGPWRRQQLGLPDQPLQKRPYDLVVVGGGYAGMGAALSAARMGCKVALIQDRPVLGGNGSSEVRVWAKGNIRRGKFPRIGEIIDEFADNATKSPGTYEEFGDDLKERIVRAEPNIDLMLNHHAHDVTMKGDKIVAVTALDTRTGAEVVVEGSLFCDCTGHGWIGTWAGADLDMTSEGRMGMSNMWAWDELDQPTEFPETPWALDLNMADFPYPRDHHGQWFWESGFDKDAIGDAEAIRDWNLRAVYGAFNAMKNRDGAEDHPTAILTWVAYIGGPRESRRLMGDVVLTQEDIVSKRDFIDGCVPSTWSIDLHYPKEQYAKKFPDNPFISIAEHNRAVDRNYGYPVPYRCFYSRNINNLFMAGRCISVTHEALGTVRVMKTCGMMGEVVGKAASICAAEDCLPRDVYEDHLDDLVRLMHYPGKARRETPTSDIVVPGDAMTLAGPYGPPSGLDPAKIDGIVADDGDAMLSGKWQQGQGLKGFVGYGYRYAAAGTDATATFKLSVKSSGKYELLVFSSPHKNRSTRTRVTLRNGNFRRDYHVDQSIQHPENAAVAGTVSLSEGDVVEVVLSTDDADGMVHADAVALRKVD; this is encoded by the coding sequence ATGCGTTTACCCACCTTGTCGGCTGTCTGTTTCCTGTTACTTGCGACCGGCACGGCGCCGGCGGCCGACCTGTTCGTTGAAGCCGAAAGCTTTCAAGACCGTGGCGGCTGGAAGCTTGATACCCAATTCATCCAAGAAATGGGATCGCCCTACTTGTTGGCACATGGATTGGGAAAGCCGGTCGACGATGCCACCACCACAATCACCGTGCCCGCCGAAGGGAAGTATCGCATTTGGGTGCGTACCAAAGACTGGGTGGCACGCTGGGGCGCCGCACCACCACCGGGGAAGTTCAAGGTCCGCATCGGCGAAGATGTCTTGGAAACGACGTTCGGAACCCAAGGCAAGCAATGGTCGTGGCATGACGGCGGCACCGTTCAGTTGGCCAAAGGCGCGACGTCACTGGCACTGATGGATCAAACCGGTTTCGACGGTCGATGTGATTGTCTTTATCTGACGACCGACTTGTCCACCGATCCGCCCGCAGCCGACCAAGTTTTGGGACCGTGGCGCCGCCAACAGTTGGGACTGCCCGATCAGCCACTGCAAAAGCGCCCCTATGATTTGGTCGTCGTCGGCGGCGGCTATGCCGGCATGGGCGCGGCACTCTCGGCGGCGCGAATGGGTTGCAAGGTCGCGCTGATTCAAGACCGACCGGTGTTGGGCGGCAACGGATCCAGCGAAGTCCGTGTTTGGGCAAAGGGGAACATTCGCCGTGGCAAGTTCCCAAGGATCGGCGAGATCATCGACGAATTTGCCGACAACGCGACCAAGTCGCCGGGCACCTATGAAGAATTCGGCGACGACTTGAAAGAACGCATCGTCCGGGCGGAGCCTAACATCGACTTGATGCTGAATCATCACGCTCACGATGTCACGATGAAGGGCGACAAAATCGTGGCGGTCACCGCGCTGGACACCCGGACCGGCGCGGAAGTCGTGGTCGAAGGAAGTCTGTTCTGCGATTGCACCGGTCACGGCTGGATCGGAACTTGGGCCGGTGCGGATCTGGACATGACATCCGAAGGCCGCATGGGAATGAGCAACATGTGGGCCTGGGATGAATTGGACCAGCCGACCGAATTCCCGGAAACACCATGGGCATTGGATTTGAACATGGCGGACTTTCCCTACCCACGTGATCACCACGGACAATGGTTTTGGGAAAGCGGTTTCGACAAAGACGCGATCGGTGACGCCGAAGCGATTCGCGACTGGAATCTGCGCGCCGTCTACGGTGCCTTCAACGCGATGAAGAATCGTGATGGTGCCGAGGACCACCCGACCGCGATTTTGACTTGGGTCGCGTACATCGGTGGTCCACGAGAAAGTCGTCGCCTGATGGGCGATGTCGTGCTGACGCAAGAAGACATCGTGTCCAAACGAGACTTCATCGACGGCTGCGTTCCCAGCACTTGGTCAATCGATCTGCATTACCCGAAGGAACAATACGCCAAAAAGTTCCCCGATAACCCATTCATCTCGATTGCCGAACACAACCGTGCCGTGGATCGAAACTATGGTTATCCGGTGCCGTATCGATGTTTCTACAGCCGTAACATCAACAACCTGTTCATGGCCGGACGCTGCATCAGTGTCACCCACGAAGCGCTGGGGACCGTTCGCGTGATGAAGACCTGTGGAATGATGGGCGAAGTGGTTGGAAAAGCCGCTTCGATTTGTGCAGCCGAAGATTGCTTGCCGCGGGACGTGTACGAGGACCATCTGGATGATCTGGTGCGTTTGATGCACTATCCCGGAAAAGCCCGACGGGAAACGCCGACCTCGGACATCGTGGTTCCTGGCGACGCGATGACGTTGGCGGGACCCTATGGTCCGCCCAGTGGTTTGGACCCCGCAAAAATCGATGGCATCGTCGCCGATGATGGGGATGCAATGCTCAGCGGCAAATGGCAACAGGGCCAAGGTTTAAAAGGTTTCGTCGGGTACGGTTATCGCTACGCCGCCGCCGGTACAGATGCAACCGCGACGTTCAAACTGTCCGTCAAATCATCGGGCAAGTACGAGTTGCTGGTATTCAGCAGCCCCCATAAGAATCGTTCGACTCGCACACGCGTGACCCTGCGAAACGGCAATTTCAGACGTGACTATCACGTCGATCAAAGCATCCAGCATCCCGAAAATGCCGCCGTCGCCGGTACGGTTTCGTTAAGCGAAGGTGACGTGGTCGAAGTCGTTCTTAGCACCGATGACGCCGACGGCATGGTGCATGCCGATGCGGTAGCGCTTCGCAAGGTCGATTGA
- a CDS encoding class I SAM-dependent methyltransferase, with protein MLIPIDLPRRWDERPVPAEIRLAITAARQRIETFQDCWDRDAIEQFVAADYEAVYQTLAWVKESQPLPGNRFCEWGCGFAVVACLATELGFDSIGIETEPDLIRQGRDTLADWFDPPALGPELVAGNFLPPGTECLADDPTLPSLGHHSDSAYESLGLDLDDFAVVYSYPWPGENDYHCDVFDARAAVGAIHLQFAGPHDVRVYRKTGTRR; from the coding sequence ATGTTGATTCCGATTGACTTGCCCCGCCGCTGGGATGAACGTCCGGTGCCAGCGGAAATCCGGCTGGCGATCACGGCGGCCCGTCAGCGAATTGAAACCTTCCAAGATTGTTGGGACCGCGACGCAATCGAACAATTTGTGGCGGCCGATTACGAAGCGGTTTACCAAACGTTGGCCTGGGTCAAAGAAAGCCAACCGTTGCCGGGAAACCGTTTCTGCGAATGGGGATGCGGTTTCGCGGTTGTCGCTTGCTTGGCGACCGAACTTGGTTTCGACAGCATCGGAATCGAAACCGAGCCCGACTTGATCCGACAAGGCCGGGACACGCTGGCGGATTGGTTCGACCCGCCGGCGTTGGGCCCGGAACTGGTCGCCGGGAATTTTCTGCCGCCCGGAACGGAATGCTTGGCCGACGACCCGACGTTGCCCAGCCTGGGACATCACAGCGATTCAGCCTATGAATCACTGGGCCTGGATCTGGACGATTTTGCGGTCGTCTATTCGTATCCCTGGCCGGGTGAGAACGACTATCACTGTGATGTCTTCGACGCCCGGGCGGCCGTCGGCGCGATCCATCTCCAGTTCGCCGGTCCGCACGATGTCCGTGTCTATCGCAAAACTGGCACCAGGCGATAG
- the hisI gene encoding phosphoribosyl-AMP cyclohydrolase produces MTKPKTTETETAGLPNFDAGANGLLPAIAQDAQSGLVLMMAWMNAEAFQETLQTGQATYFSRSRGKLWRKGETSGHRQRVREVRIDCDADTILLKVDQVGAACHEGFASCFFRAVDSNGGVREVEKRLVDPAEVYGDASKKS; encoded by the coding sequence ATGACCAAGCCAAAGACGACCGAGACGGAAACCGCCGGACTGCCCAACTTCGATGCAGGAGCCAACGGGTTGCTGCCCGCGATCGCGCAAGACGCCCAATCGGGGCTGGTGTTGATGATGGCCTGGATGAATGCCGAGGCGTTCCAAGAAACACTCCAAACCGGCCAAGCGACCTATTTCAGCCGCAGCCGAGGAAAACTGTGGCGTAAGGGTGAAACCAGTGGTCACCGTCAGCGTGTCCGCGAAGTTCGTATCGATTGTGACGCGGACACGATCTTGCTGAAGGTCGATCAAGTCGGTGCGGCCTGTCACGAGGGGTTTGCGTCGTGCTTCTTTCGCGCCGTCGACAGCAATGGCGGGGTCCGCGAGGTGGAAAAACGGTTGGTCGATCCTGCCGAGGTCTACGGCGACGCGTCGAAGAAGTCTTGA
- a CDS encoding DUF1501 domain-containing protein, which translates to MTSQEPFHNKSRRAAFCRRTRREFVWQSGAGFGAAALSAMLGRDGFFGQSAQAAETNYQNPLAPKPPAFAPKAKSVIFLFMYGGPSHIDTFDYKPDMVGMDGKTVEVKTFGRGGHKSGGRIVEPRWNFQQHGQCGKWVSSLFPNVAKHVDDIAFLHSMTADSPIHGSAMLMMNSGRILSGSPALGSWLTYGLGSENENLPGFVVMLDPTGGPISGAKNWSSGFMPATYQGTVFRSEGAPILNLSPPADLPSGVQRELIDSIQQANRRHQLQRPDDHALASRIASYELAYHMQTSAPESVDLSNESKQTLAMYGVDRPQTADFGRRCLLARRLVQRGVRFVQLYSGGSHNDDNWDAHGDLEKNHNYHAGRTDQPIAALLADLKRTGLLDETLVVWGGEFGRQPTAEYAKGSGRDHNSYGFTMWMAGGGIRGGVSFGTTDELGSRAVENTLHVKNLHATILHLMGLDPNHLAYFYGGLDQKLVGVEPVEPIHQIIA; encoded by the coding sequence GTGACCAGCCAAGAACCATTCCATAACAAATCACGACGAGCCGCTTTTTGCCGCCGGACGCGACGTGAATTCGTTTGGCAATCGGGCGCCGGTTTTGGTGCCGCGGCGCTGTCAGCCATGCTGGGGCGGGACGGCTTTTTCGGCCAATCGGCACAGGCCGCGGAAACCAACTATCAGAACCCGCTGGCTCCCAAACCGCCGGCGTTCGCGCCGAAAGCCAAGTCGGTCATTTTTCTGTTCATGTACGGCGGGCCCAGCCATATCGATACGTTCGACTACAAACCGGACATGGTCGGGATGGATGGCAAAACGGTGGAGGTGAAAACTTTTGGCCGCGGTGGGCACAAGTCCGGTGGCCGGATCGTCGAACCACGCTGGAATTTCCAGCAACACGGCCAGTGTGGCAAATGGGTCAGTTCGCTTTTTCCCAACGTCGCCAAACATGTGGACGACATTGCATTCTTGCATTCGATGACGGCCGATTCTCCGATTCACGGATCGGCCATGTTGATGATGAACAGTGGACGGATCCTTTCGGGCAGCCCCGCCTTGGGTTCGTGGCTGACCTATGGATTGGGCAGCGAGAATGAGAATTTGCCCGGCTTCGTCGTGATGTTGGACCCGACCGGTGGACCAATCAGCGGTGCCAAGAACTGGTCCAGTGGGTTCATGCCGGCGACGTACCAGGGGACGGTTTTCCGTAGCGAAGGGGCGCCCATTTTGAATCTGTCGCCCCCGGCGGATCTGCCCAGTGGCGTCCAACGCGAATTGATCGATTCGATCCAGCAAGCCAATCGTCGTCACCAATTGCAACGACCAGACGACCATGCACTGGCATCGCGAATCGCCAGCTATGAATTGGCCTATCACATGCAAACGAGTGCACCGGAGTCGGTGGATTTGTCGAACGAATCAAAACAGACGCTGGCGATGTACGGGGTGGACCGTCCTCAGACAGCGGATTTCGGACGGCGGTGTTTGCTGGCACGTCGATTGGTCCAGCGTGGCGTGCGGTTTGTGCAGCTTTACAGTGGTGGGTCACACAACGACGACAACTGGGACGCGCACGGCGATTTGGAAAAGAACCACAATTACCATGCCGGTCGAACCGACCAGCCCATCGCCGCGCTGTTGGCGGATTTGAAACGCACCGGACTATTGGATGAAACGCTGGTCGTTTGGGGCGGTGAATTCGGTCGTCAGCCGACGGCGGAATACGCCAAAGGCAGTGGCCGCGATCACAACAGTTACGGCTTCACCATGTGGATGGCAGGCGGTGGTATTCGCGGTGGCGTCAGCTTTGGGACGACCGACGAACTGGGAAGCCGGGCGGTTGAAAACACGTTGCACGTCAAAAACTTGCACGCGACCATCTTGCATCTGATGGGTCTGGATCCGAATCACCTGGCGTATTTCTACGGCGGGTTGGACCAGAAACTGGTCGGTGTCGAACCGGTCGAACCGATCCATCAGATCATCGCCTGA
- a CDS encoding glycosyltransferase family 2 protein: protein MMKKRSDRNNKAVRNALPIRWTSVILAARVKSVPRFPSIPQLSVIVPVNQQVNTFESSLVSVLENQPESCEVIVAHDGGYDDPFDLGDEVRFVQAGGASTVELVQEGVKHARGHLVHVIADGMSATAGWASAAVERFEDDDVGFVSPTIRHRDGDVLACGWTDTPHRLCTAVCAGQDSPRHGDMVRSIGCYLQAGFWRRDLLASLGRGFVGTRSAEATYAYGLLARRTGWRSAVAVDSVVLSDDDRLPWDRSTLDRGQRLRSIRHHLRGGGWATAITAGLRSAAGVLTGSVGLGEAIGQATAPLADADIELMVFTGEVISPDDYDTTIRLPERIAARKAA from the coding sequence ATGATGAAAAAAAGGAGCGATCGGAACAATAAGGCGGTTCGAAACGCTTTGCCGATTCGCTGGACTTCGGTCATTCTTGCCGCACGGGTGAAATCGGTGCCACGCTTTCCGTCGATTCCACAACTGTCTGTCATCGTGCCTGTTAACCAACAGGTCAACACGTTTGAATCCAGCTTGGTCAGCGTGTTGGAAAATCAACCCGAATCGTGCGAGGTCATTGTCGCACACGACGGGGGCTACGATGACCCCTTTGATTTGGGTGATGAGGTTCGCTTTGTTCAAGCGGGCGGTGCTAGCACCGTCGAACTGGTCCAGGAGGGCGTGAAACATGCTCGCGGGCACTTGGTCCATGTGATTGCCGACGGCATGTCCGCGACCGCCGGTTGGGCGTCCGCCGCGGTCGAACGATTCGAAGACGATGACGTCGGTTTCGTTTCGCCCACGATCCGCCATCGCGACGGCGACGTTCTGGCATGTGGATGGACCGACACACCGCATCGCTTGTGCACCGCCGTTTGCGCCGGCCAAGATTCGCCACGTCATGGCGACATGGTGCGTTCGATCGGCTGCTACCTTCAAGCCGGTTTCTGGCGACGCGACCTGTTGGCCAGCTTGGGCCGTGGATTTGTCGGAACACGATCCGCCGAAGCCACCTATGCCTATGGCTTGCTGGCCCGTCGAACAGGTTGGCGATCGGCCGTGGCGGTCGACAGCGTTGTGCTGTCCGACGACGACCGTCTGCCTTGGGATCGATCCACGCTGGATCGGGGCCAACGCTTGCGGTCAATCCGCCATCACTTGCGCGGCGGCGGCTGGGCGACCGCCATCACCGCCGGACTGCGCAGCGCCGCGGGCGTGTTGACCGGTTCGGTCGGTTTGGGCGAAGCGATCGGCCAAGCCACCGCGCCGCTGGCCGATGCCGATATCGAACTGATGGTGTTCACCGGTGAAGTGATTTCACCGGACGACTACGACACCACCATTCGTCTGCCCGAGCGAATCGCCGCACGCAAAGCGGCCTAG
- a CDS encoding RidA family protein, whose translation MSSNDQRLDALDLPLPPAPQAMGVYKPIVIVGDMAYLSGHAPLKEDGSMVTGRLGLNLDVEAGFAAAKLTGLAMLSTLRAELGSLDRVERLVKLLGLVRCTEGFVDQPAVINGCSELFRDVFGNDAGVAARSAVGTNALPGGIAVEIEAIFQIRQG comes from the coding sequence ATGAGCAGCAACGATCAACGATTGGATGCCTTGGATCTACCTCTTCCTCCGGCACCGCAGGCGATGGGGGTCTACAAGCCAATCGTGATCGTCGGCGACATGGCCTATCTGTCGGGGCACGCGCCGCTTAAGGAAGACGGCAGCATGGTGACCGGACGGCTGGGTTTGAATCTGGACGTCGAAGCGGGCTTTGCCGCGGCCAAGTTGACGGGACTGGCAATGTTGTCGACCCTGCGTGCCGAATTGGGTTCGCTGGATCGGGTCGAACGCTTGGTGAAGCTTTTGGGGCTGGTCCGGTGCACCGAAGGCTTTGTCGATCAGCCGGCGGTGATCAACGGGTGCAGCGAACTATTCCGCGACGTCTTTGGTAATGATGCCGGTGTGGCGGCCCGCAGCGCCGTCGGAACCAACGCCCTGCCCGGTGGTATCGCGGTGGAAATCGAAGCCATCTTTCAGATCCGGCAAGGCTGA
- a CDS encoding inositol monophosphatase family protein, whose product MTNPNTSKLLSVATDAARQAADVLMRYYRDGVQMRQKTGGNRTYDLVSDADETSEAVIAKCIRQTYPDHELLGEESLSDGDASAEHLWVIDPLDGTNNFAHRVPHFAISIAYYHQGRPVVGVVLNPVRDELFTAIKDQGAQFNGQAIVTPPAVSLDQVLIGCGFYYDRGDMMKRTLSAIEEFFDRHIHGIRRWGTASLDFCSVAQGHFGGFFEYQLSPWDFAAGQLIVQESGCLITTAKGDELPMQKTSVLAAHPDIYDAMLQITRRHHP is encoded by the coding sequence ATGACGAATCCAAATACCAGCAAATTGTTGTCCGTGGCGACGGACGCAGCCCGACAAGCCGCCGACGTGTTGATGCGGTATTACCGTGACGGCGTACAAATGCGGCAAAAGACCGGGGGCAACCGCACGTATGATTTGGTCAGCGACGCGGACGAAACCAGCGAAGCGGTGATTGCCAAGTGCATCCGCCAGACCTATCCCGATCACGAGTTGTTGGGTGAAGAAAGTCTGAGCGATGGTGATGCGTCGGCGGAACACTTATGGGTCATCGACCCGCTGGACGGCACCAATAACTTTGCCCACCGTGTTCCCCACTTCGCCATTTCGATCGCCTACTACCATCAAGGTCGCCCGGTCGTCGGTGTCGTCTTGAACCCGGTTCGTGATGAATTGTTCACGGCGATCAAGGATCAGGGAGCCCAGTTCAACGGCCAAGCGATCGTGACACCACCGGCGGTCAGTTTGGACCAAGTGCTGATCGGATGCGGCTTTTATTACGATCGCGGTGACATGATGAAACGAACGTTGTCGGCGATCGAAGAATTCTTCGATCGTCACATCCATGGCATTCGCCGCTGGGGAACCGCATCGCTGGATTTCTGTAGCGTTGCCCAAGGCCATTTCGGTGGATTCTTTGAATACCAATTGTCGCCGTGGGATTTTGCCGCCGGACAATTGATTGTCCAGGAATCCGGTTGTCTGATCACCACCGCCAAGGGTGACGAGTTGCCGATGCAAAAGACCAGCGTCTTGGCCGCGCATCCCGATATTTACGATGCCATGTTGCAGATCACACGTCGACATCATCCTTGA